One segment of Metallosphaera cuprina Ar-4 DNA contains the following:
- a CDS encoding nucleotide-binding protein, which produces MRLSILSSKGGVGKSTLAISLSKELARRRTDVLLIDRDLIGYASYLAGIRGPGLVTSVVEELDTKPWREIKVESGSVTILKYFGDGPRYKLDIEKLHRQRNLGERGWELYRGLLKAKRYSFVIVDNAALVRPEDDIVKHELDTFKGIYPDMPIWQIFVSDFLDVDIKETVRYANLIGSVELGSVLAFVINMVYPEISTRVNHLLDQIVNALKARMGLTIPFSEKVYQYNGDFESFPILPEVGKMATKIMEMM; this is translated from the coding sequence ATGAGACTGTCGATCTTAAGCTCTAAAGGAGGAGTCGGTAAGTCCACTCTCGCAATATCCCTATCAAAGGAATTAGCAAGAAGGAGAACTGACGTTCTTCTTATAGATAGGGATCTAATAGGTTACGCATCTTACCTGGCGGGTATTCGAGGCCCAGGTCTCGTCACGAGTGTGGTTGAGGAACTGGACACAAAACCTTGGAGAGAGATAAAAGTTGAAAGTGGATCTGTCACAATACTTAAATATTTCGGTGATGGACCACGATATAAATTGGATATTGAAAAGCTGCACAGGCAAAGAAATTTGGGTGAGAGGGGGTGGGAGCTCTATAGGGGTTTATTAAAGGCTAAGAGATACTCATTTGTGATAGTAGACAACGCAGCTCTTGTAAGACCGGAAGACGACATAGTTAAACATGAACTTGATACATTCAAGGGAATTTATCCAGACATGCCCATATGGCAGATCTTCGTTTCGGACTTCCTTGACGTAGATATAAAAGAGACTGTGAGGTACGCTAACCTCATTGGTAGCGTCGAACTAGGCAGCGTATTGGCTTTTGTAATAAACATGGTGTATCCAGAGATCTCCACTCGGGTTAACCATTTACTTGATCAAATAGTTAATGCGTTGAAGGCTAGGATGGGTCTCACCATACCCTTTTCAGAAAAGGTGTATCAGTATAACGGTGACTTTGAAAGTTTCCCAATTTTGCCCGAGGTGGGAAAAATGGCGACTAAGATCATGGAAATGATGTGA
- a CDS encoding RIO1 family regulatory kinase/ATPase domain-containing protein, translating into MNSLTLAERVAVTDKLDYTVLRYLIENRERFEFIPKDVLKDDLGLSDKELQISILRLIKNGALLKKKIRGKDSFSITFTGLDIVATKSLYSKKIVKNLGIIIGEGKESRVMFGYDFEGNTVVVKYHRIGRKSFKKKIENFPTKNWVSMTLENARREYEALQCVKSNMGYVPSPIGFSTNAVVMEYFEGRPLYRAEVENPENVLNNVLATLRVAYLYCGGITHGDLSQYNVMVNGQGDTIVIDWPQATRSETKLGRDIERILLYFEKEFLIEKNIEEVMNYVKGSS; encoded by the coding sequence ATGAATTCGCTTACACTAGCGGAGAGAGTAGCCGTAACAGATAAGCTAGACTACACAGTGTTGAGATACCTGATCGAGAACAGAGAAAGGTTCGAGTTCATACCTAAAGATGTCCTTAAGGACGACCTAGGTCTATCAGATAAGGAGTTACAAATCAGCATATTGAGGTTAATAAAGAACGGAGCGCTACTGAAGAAAAAGATCAGAGGAAAGGACTCATTTTCAATCACATTTACAGGTTTGGATATAGTTGCAACTAAATCTCTTTATTCGAAAAAAATAGTTAAAAATCTCGGAATAATAATTGGAGAGGGAAAGGAAAGTAGAGTTATGTTCGGTTACGATTTTGAAGGAAATACCGTTGTTGTAAAATATCATAGAATTGGAAGGAAAAGTTTCAAGAAGAAGATTGAGAACTTTCCAACAAAGAACTGGGTTTCGATGACGTTAGAGAACGCTAGGAGAGAGTATGAAGCGCTTCAGTGCGTTAAGAGTAACATGGGGTACGTTCCATCTCCGATAGGCTTTTCAACTAATGCTGTAGTTATGGAGTATTTTGAGGGAAGACCTCTATATAGGGCGGAAGTTGAAAATCCAGAGAACGTTCTTAATAACGTTTTAGCTACGTTAAGGGTCGCATATCTTTATTGTGGAGGAATTACCCACGGTGACTTAAGTCAGTATAACGTTATGGTTAACGGGCAAGGAGACACTATCGTAATAGACTGGCCTCAAGCCACAAGGAGCGAAACTAAACTCGGTAGGGATATCGAAAGAATACTACTTTATTTTGAAAAGGAGTTCTTAATAGAGAAAAACATAGAAGAGGTTATGAATTACGTAAAGGGGTCTTCATGA
- a CDS encoding DUF460 domain-containing protein, translated as MKVMGIDIEKGSPNSTEQPRYAIVVLDENGNEILKAEDVTRSRLIRLAWEYQIDVLATDNIYELGSNDKDVISFLALLPENLEVIQVNVKNGMFFDLREVAKEYGIEVQGKPTPARTAYIVATLAMKRAGTKIKFVENRTKIIISKGRRSGPGGMSSNRYKRHLRGLVLRVFKKVKEELDKHNFDYDVVVRRTKAGMEGAMFIVYAPRESLFGIIKKMSGHDVNLEIKALYKDKIEFVDSKKSSQRPIIVGLDPGLEVGISVLDMYGNPLLLTTKRGVDRESIIELILEKGVPAIIATDVNPVPDTVKKIGGMLKARLHIPERSLSIEEKQVILNEFSTKYGLHISDTHIRDSLAAAIVAYRDVERKLRQAEGLIERFGIDMDRNNVFRCVINGTTIAECIENEIERKLFVPQKTETTKREVKPLSNEKLAEENTSLKHELLRQRRTISSLLYEKEMLERRIDEIKRLYNADLDKDRRIEALKNIIDQKNKEIVKLREEILSYTERISKLELALESVINGNSLIVRGNSNGLEVKDFRLFFNEWEINPDLTIYIGRDFALVDHSLPKDLRILMKEREANNELNEDKLKRILDEYRSNRTRRVA; from the coding sequence ATGAAGGTAATGGGGATCGATATAGAAAAGGGATCTCCAAATTCAACCGAACAGCCTAGATATGCTATAGTTGTACTGGATGAGAACGGTAATGAGATTCTTAAAGCTGAAGACGTCACCAGGAGTAGACTAATTAGGTTGGCCTGGGAGTATCAGATCGACGTCCTAGCTACGGATAACATATACGAGTTAGGTAGCAATGACAAGGATGTTATATCCTTCCTGGCTCTTTTACCTGAAAACCTAGAGGTAATCCAAGTAAATGTGAAGAATGGGATGTTCTTTGACCTAAGGGAGGTGGCTAAGGAATACGGCATAGAAGTTCAAGGTAAACCAACGCCTGCTAGAACTGCATATATAGTGGCAACACTAGCCATGAAGAGAGCAGGAACTAAGATCAAGTTTGTGGAGAACAGAACTAAGATAATTATTTCAAAAGGGAGGAGGTCAGGGCCTGGAGGGATGAGCTCTAACAGGTACAAAAGGCATCTACGTGGTCTAGTCTTAAGAGTTTTCAAAAAGGTAAAGGAGGAATTAGACAAACATAACTTTGACTACGATGTGGTAGTTAGAAGAACGAAGGCGGGAATGGAGGGAGCGATGTTTATAGTTTACGCTCCTAGAGAGAGCTTGTTCGGAATAATAAAGAAAATGAGTGGACACGACGTTAATTTAGAAATTAAGGCACTATATAAGGATAAAATAGAATTTGTAGACTCTAAAAAATCTTCTCAAAGACCCATTATAGTGGGATTAGATCCTGGGCTAGAAGTAGGGATATCTGTCCTGGACATGTACGGAAATCCGCTCCTCTTAACAACTAAGAGAGGCGTGGATAGGGAATCAATAATTGAGCTGATTTTAGAAAAGGGCGTTCCAGCCATAATAGCTACTGATGTGAACCCGGTTCCGGATACGGTTAAGAAGATCGGTGGAATGCTTAAGGCTAGACTTCACATTCCAGAGAGGTCTTTGTCAATTGAAGAGAAACAGGTTATCCTTAATGAGTTCTCGACCAAGTATGGATTGCACATTAGTGATACTCACATCAGAGACTCTCTAGCCGCTGCAATAGTAGCTTACAGAGACGTAGAAAGGAAACTTAGACAAGCCGAGGGGTTAATAGAGAGATTCGGTATTGACATGGATAGAAATAATGTCTTTAGATGTGTTATAAATGGAACCACTATAGCTGAATGTATTGAAAACGAAATTGAAAGAAAACTATTCGTCCCCCAAAAAACTGAGACTACGAAAAGGGAAGTTAAACCTCTGAGCAACGAAAAGCTGGCTGAGGAGAACACTTCATTAAAACACGAACTGCTTAGACAAAGAAGAACTATTTCCTCTTTGTTGTATGAAAAAGAAATGCTTGAGAGAAGAATAGACGAAATCAAACGCCTGTACAATGCTGATTTAGATAAGGATAGAAGGATTGAAGCATTGAAGAATATCATTGATCAAAAAAATAAAGAAATAGTCAAACTGAGAGAAGAGATTCTCAGTTACACGGAGAGGATATCTAAATTGGAATTAGCCCTTGAGTCAGTAATAAATGGGAACTCTTTAATAGTTAGAGGGAACTCGAATGGGTTGGAAGTTAAGGATTTCAGACTGTTTTTCAATGAATGGGAGATCAATCCTGATCTTACCATTTACATTGGCAGAGACTTCGCATTGGTTGACCATTCCCTGCCCAAAGACCTTAGGATACTAATGAAAGAGAGAGAGGCTAACAATGAACTCAATGAGGATAAGTTGAAAAGAATTTTAGATGAATATAGATCTAACAGGACAAGGAGAGTAGCTTAA
- a CDS encoding methionine adenosyltransferase: MKNIHIDSFRTLEPDSLPVELAERKGTGHPDFIADSASEEASRKLSLYYLKNYGTVLHHNLDKTLLVGGQASPKFKGGEVIHPIYIVVAGRATTEVRSEDGVDNVPVGTIIMDSVKNWIKENFRYLDPEKHVIVDYKIGKGSADLVGIFDKGKKSVPLSNDTSFGVGFAPYSKLERLVFQTERTLNSKQIKTQIPEVGEDIKVMGLRRDKDVTLTIAMAAISPLIEDRSHYIAVKEQVKDTVLKLASEICPDLNVKVNVNTGDREDQGILYLTVTGTSAEHGDDGMTGRGNRGIGLITPMRPMSLEATAGKNPVNHVGKLYNVVASLIAKKASEQVKDVRNVQIEVLGQIGRPINDPLIINVEVATHSGTITSDTKAEISGIAEEYLDSFDKITQMILEGKVMLF; encoded by the coding sequence ATGAAAAACATCCATATAGACTCGTTTAGAACGCTTGAGCCAGATTCGTTACCTGTAGAGTTGGCAGAAAGGAAAGGGACGGGACACCCAGACTTCATAGCGGATTCTGCATCGGAGGAAGCTAGTAGAAAATTATCTCTGTACTATCTAAAGAACTATGGGACAGTTCTACATCACAACCTTGACAAGACGCTCTTGGTAGGCGGACAAGCCTCCCCGAAGTTCAAAGGAGGAGAGGTCATTCATCCCATATATATAGTGGTAGCTGGTAGAGCTACAACTGAAGTAAGGAGCGAGGACGGTGTTGATAACGTGCCTGTAGGAACTATAATCATGGATAGCGTTAAGAACTGGATAAAGGAGAACTTTAGATATTTAGATCCGGAGAAACATGTTATAGTAGATTACAAGATAGGTAAAGGATCTGCGGACTTGGTAGGAATATTTGATAAGGGGAAAAAGTCAGTACCCCTTTCTAACGATACCAGTTTTGGAGTTGGCTTCGCACCTTACTCCAAGTTAGAGAGGTTAGTGTTCCAGACAGAGAGAACATTGAACTCGAAGCAAATTAAGACTCAAATACCTGAAGTAGGAGAGGACATAAAGGTAATGGGATTAAGGAGAGATAAGGACGTAACTCTAACCATAGCTATGGCCGCCATAAGCCCTTTAATTGAAGACAGGAGTCATTACATAGCAGTAAAGGAACAGGTAAAGGACACTGTTCTGAAGTTGGCTTCAGAGATATGCCCTGATTTGAACGTAAAAGTTAACGTGAACACAGGAGATAGGGAGGACCAAGGGATTCTATACCTTACAGTTACCGGGACTTCGGCCGAACATGGTGACGACGGTATGACCGGAAGGGGAAACAGAGGTATCGGACTCATAACTCCTATGAGACCTATGTCTTTGGAGGCTACTGCTGGAAAGAACCCAGTGAATCATGTAGGTAAGTTATACAACGTGGTAGCTAGCCTGATCGCAAAGAAAGCTTCTGAACAGGTCAAGGATGTGAGAAATGTTCAAATAGAAGTTTTAGGACAAATAGGGAGACCAATAAACGATCCTCTGATAATCAACGTTGAGGTGGCGACTCATTCAGGAACTATAACCTCGGACACAAAGGCAGAAATATCAGGAATAGCTGAGGAGTACCTAGACTCATTTGATAAGATAACTCAAATGATATTGGAAGGAAAGGTAATGCTCTTCTAG
- a CDS encoding U6 snRNA-associated Sm-like protein LSm6 — MQAKVENPLKSLRMATNKTVLVKLKDGSEYIGKMEQSDGTMNLVLRDCTEMKEGTADPIAKYGRVLIRGSNVLFVSIDYENIINSGK, encoded by the coding sequence TTGCAGGCAAAAGTAGAGAATCCTTTGAAAAGTTTGAGGATGGCTACAAACAAGACAGTCCTTGTAAAACTTAAGGACGGATCTGAATATATAGGTAAGATGGAACAATCTGATGGTACGATGAACTTGGTACTGAGAGATTGCACAGAAATGAAAGAAGGTACAGCAGATCCTATAGCCAAATACGGAAGGGTTTTGATAAGAGGAAGCAACGTCTTATTTGTGAGCATAGACTACGAAAATATCATTAACTCGGGGAAGTAA
- a CDS encoding ArsR/SmtB family transcription factor, whose amino-acid sequence MDLTVTDVEEVVKVTEALSSITRVNILRLISDREKSITELSEELRMTKGNVSSQVALLESAGLVEVRYSEGNKGLKKLVKAKYDKIVILLTVSNGPEEANE is encoded by the coding sequence ATGGATCTAACAGTTACTGACGTAGAGGAAGTGGTAAAGGTAACCGAAGCTTTATCCTCTATAACTAGAGTTAACATTTTGAGATTAATTTCCGATCGGGAGAAAAGCATAACCGAATTAAGTGAAGAGTTACGAATGACTAAAGGTAACGTTAGCTCTCAGGTAGCACTACTGGAAAGTGCCGGACTGGTTGAAGTTAGATATAGTGAAGGTAACAAGGGTCTGAAGAAATTGGTCAAGGCAAAATACGATAAGATCGTTATTTTACTTACCGTCAGTAATGGCCCTGAGGAAGCCAACGAATAG
- a CDS encoding CTP synthase, producing MTKYIIVTGGVLSSVGKGTVSASVGLILKNMGFSVSIIKVDPYINVDAGTMNPYMHGEVFVTEDGAETDLDLGHYERFLNINTNRYNNITAGKVYFEVIRKEREGKYMGQTVQIIPHVTDEIKSMVRKVAEIEKADVLIVEIGGTVGDIEGLPFLEAMRELRLEEEEHNVVFVHVALVEYLSVTGELKTKPLQHSVQELRRIGIQPDIVVARSVVELDDETKKKIALFTNVRPEYIFSSYNVETSYQVPLVLEKQGIGAKLTSKLNLSFRPPNFKEWEEFVNSLTRKEGRKVRVGLVGKYTKLKDSYLSIKEAIYHASASLGIIPELVWIESSELEKENPERLLKQTDGIIVLPGFGSRGTEGKIKAITYARTNNVPFLGICFGLQLAVVEFARNVVGLEDANSTEINPSTKHPVVTLLDEQKRVTQFGGTMRLGSQKINLVRGTLASSIYGSDVIYERHRHRYEVNPAYVDVLQKHGLIVSGISDNGLVEMIELKDHRFFIATQAHPEFKSRPLKPASLFVGFLRAITDGK from the coding sequence GTGACAAAGTATATCATTGTAACTGGAGGAGTTTTGTCCAGTGTTGGAAAAGGTACAGTATCAGCTTCTGTAGGGCTTATTCTCAAAAACATGGGATTTAGTGTAAGTATAATCAAAGTAGATCCTTACATTAATGTCGATGCGGGAACTATGAATCCCTACATGCATGGAGAGGTCTTCGTTACTGAGGACGGCGCAGAGACGGACTTAGATCTAGGACATTATGAAAGATTCCTAAATATTAATACTAATAGATATAATAATATAACGGCAGGTAAGGTGTATTTTGAGGTGATCAGGAAAGAGAGAGAAGGTAAGTACATGGGCCAAACCGTCCAGATCATACCACACGTGACCGACGAGATCAAAAGCATGGTTAGAAAGGTAGCCGAGATCGAAAAGGCTGACGTGTTGATAGTGGAGATAGGAGGTACTGTGGGCGATATAGAAGGTCTCCCTTTCTTAGAGGCTATGAGAGAACTTAGGCTAGAGGAGGAGGAACATAACGTTGTTTTCGTTCATGTAGCGCTAGTAGAGTACCTTTCAGTAACGGGAGAGCTGAAAACTAAACCGCTCCAGCATAGCGTACAGGAACTTAGGAGGATCGGGATTCAGCCCGATATAGTTGTAGCTAGATCTGTAGTCGAACTTGACGATGAGACGAAGAAGAAGATAGCGCTGTTTACAAACGTAAGACCCGAGTACATATTCTCAAGCTATAACGTGGAGACTTCTTATCAAGTTCCTCTAGTCTTAGAGAAACAGGGAATTGGAGCTAAGTTAACTTCGAAGTTGAATCTGTCCTTTAGACCTCCGAACTTCAAGGAATGGGAGGAGTTCGTTAATTCCTTGACAAGGAAGGAAGGAAGAAAAGTGAGAGTTGGGTTAGTTGGGAAATATACAAAATTAAAGGACAGCTATCTGAGTATAAAAGAGGCCATCTATCACGCCTCAGCTTCTCTTGGTATAATTCCAGAGTTGGTATGGATAGAGTCTTCTGAACTAGAGAAGGAAAATCCTGAGAGATTGTTAAAACAAACCGATGGTATAATCGTGCTACCTGGTTTCGGTTCAAGAGGAACTGAAGGTAAAATTAAAGCGATCACTTACGCTAGGACTAATAACGTACCGTTTCTAGGTATATGTTTTGGTCTTCAACTGGCCGTAGTAGAGTTCGCTAGAAACGTGGTTGGACTAGAAGACGCTAACAGTACCGAGATAAATCCATCGACTAAACATCCTGTCGTGACGCTTCTAGATGAACAGAAGAGGGTGACTCAATTTGGAGGCACCATGAGACTAGGTTCACAAAAGATAAACTTAGTGAGAGGTACACTAGCTAGCTCAATCTACGGTTCAGATGTAATTTACGAGAGGCATAGACATAGATACGAAGTTAATCCAGCTTACGTGGACGTTCTACAAAAACATGGGCTAATAGTATCCGGTATAAGTGATAACGGTCTTGTAGAGATGATTGAGCTCAAGGACCACAGATTTTTCATAGCCACTCAGGCTCATCCCGAGTTCAAAAGCAGACCTTTAAAACCTGCATCGCTATTCGTTGGCTTCCTCAGGGCCATTACTGACGGTAAGTAA
- a CDS encoding orotidine 5'-phosphate decarboxylase / HUMPS family protein, whose protein sequence is MRSDIVDRLKREKFLQVALDFIDINPAYKVASEVADLGNVIIEVGTPLLKSEGIRGLIKLREFRNVILADTKTADAGDVEAEIVAKGRADIMTVLGAMDDSTVESAVRRAKELEILVQADLIGVKDAVERAKELYKLGVDIVGFHVGLDVQKRRGITVADLKEEIKEVGKYGIVSVAGGLTAKSVLGLLDIPISIYVVGGAITKSHEPRKVAEEIVKILSSRTIPMR, encoded by the coding sequence ATGAGATCTGACATAGTCGATAGGTTGAAAAGGGAGAAGTTTCTTCAAGTAGCTTTAGATTTCATAGACATTAACCCGGCCTATAAGGTAGCTAGTGAAGTTGCTGACCTAGGAAACGTTATAATAGAGGTTGGAACGCCCTTACTTAAGTCCGAGGGAATTAGAGGTCTCATCAAGCTTAGGGAATTTAGAAACGTAATCTTAGCAGATACAAAGACTGCGGATGCAGGAGACGTTGAGGCTGAAATTGTTGCAAAGGGGAGAGCGGACATTATGACAGTCTTAGGTGCAATGGATGATTCTACAGTAGAGAGCGCAGTAAGAAGAGCGAAAGAGCTTGAAATATTGGTTCAAGCGGACCTGATAGGGGTAAAGGACGCCGTAGAAAGAGCGAAAGAGCTGTATAAGCTAGGAGTGGACATAGTCGGCTTCCACGTCGGATTAGATGTACAGAAGAGGAGAGGGATAACTGTTGCAGATCTTAAGGAGGAAATTAAAGAGGTTGGTAAGTACGGAATTGTCTCCGTGGCCGGAGGGCTAACGGCTAAGAGCGTTCTTGGACTACTAGACATCCCTATCTCAATCTACGTGGTTGGAGGAGCTATAACTAAGAGCCATGAACCTAGGAAAGTAGCTGAGGAAATAGTTAAAATCTTGTCCTCAAGAACTATACCAATGCGGTGA
- a CDS encoding DUF2153 domain-containing protein yields MEGSFISNLDEWIKMQKNLLATIKEMEKKEEGTLEDRLDLILASRLAFQHMMRTLKAFDQWLQDPMIIKHMPKEMLEDVKKTSWLILQQLLELDVRHTSQAKELITKLGKEGKLDPLIWSRPPVEEQSNQARRGTFTTM; encoded by the coding sequence ATGGAAGGCTCCTTTATTAGTAACCTGGACGAATGGATTAAGATGCAGAAAAATCTTCTTGCCACAATTAAAGAAATGGAAAAAAAGGAGGAGGGTACGTTAGAAGATAGGTTAGACCTAATCCTTGCTTCTAGGCTGGCCTTTCAACATATGATGAGGACTCTTAAGGCATTCGATCAGTGGTTGCAAGATCCAATGATAATTAAGCATATGCCAAAGGAGATGCTGGAAGATGTAAAGAAGACTAGCTGGTTAATTCTTCAACAGCTTCTCGAACTAGACGTGAGGCACACCAGCCAGGCCAAGGAATTGATAACCAAGCTCGGAAAGGAAGGAAAATTAGATCCGTTAATATGGAGTAGACCACCTGTGGAAGAACAATCTAACCAGGCTAGAAGAGGTACGTTCACAACAATGTAG
- a CDS encoding Trm112 family protein: MKYRLMDILACPMCKHFHLDLYVFQEKEYQKREPNEKIPLCEIYCSYKNVEVKEMANPPCFECIKKEIVEGLLVCPSCNRWYPIIDEIPRMLPDKLRKKDDLDFLRKYKDKIPQKVLDSGLPFNLKNP, from the coding sequence ATGAAATATAGGTTAATGGATATACTAGCTTGTCCTATGTGCAAACACTTTCACTTGGATCTTTATGTATTTCAGGAGAAGGAATATCAGAAAAGAGAACCAAACGAAAAGATCCCCCTTTGTGAGATATATTGTAGTTATAAAAACGTTGAAGTTAAGGAGATGGCAAATCCTCCCTGCTTTGAATGTATAAAGAAGGAGATAGTAGAGGGTCTACTTGTATGCCCTTCATGTAACAGATGGTATCCCATTATAGACGAGATACCAAGAATGTTACCTGATAAATTGAGGAAAAAGGACGATCTAGACTTTCTAAGGAAGTACAAAGATAAGATTCCTCAAAAGGTTCTAGATAGCGGTCTCCCATTTAACTTGAAAAATCCCTGA
- the glmM gene encoding phosphoglucosamine mutase, whose amino-acid sequence MGKLFGTDGVRGVVNQELTIELAQGLGKAIGTFFGEGSVLLIGRDARAGGDMITRAVESGLLSTGVRVYEGGFAPTPALQYAVKTLGYDGGVIITASHNPRGHNGIKVLDKDGVEVDREKEDSIEEIFFSSRFNLVSWNKLTYDVMREDKVIDTYVKGILSHVNVEKIRSKNFKVLIDGANSVGSISTPLIARLLGCRVYTLNANLEPTFPARNPEPTMDTLKESAQVSANLGVDITVAHDGDADRAIFVDSRGRIQWGDRSGALLSWWASKKEDFPKRIFTAVSSSSLVQEFLSKFGIEVIWTKVGSVDIARKLIQEKGIAGFEENGGFIFPLHQYVRDGAMSFALMLEMMAEEGVSSAELFDRLPQYHLVKSKVDLKPGMDVGKIYATVEREFGSGNHIVKIDGIKIISKDFWILVRKSGTEPIIRVMVEAKDQDVAEGLSKKVISLIGGSS is encoded by the coding sequence ATGGGAAAGTTATTTGGTACTGATGGAGTTAGAGGGGTTGTAAATCAAGAACTGACCATTGAGTTGGCTCAGGGTTTAGGGAAGGCCATAGGTACCTTCTTTGGTGAAGGAAGTGTATTACTCATAGGAAGGGATGCTAGAGCAGGTGGAGATATGATAACGAGGGCTGTGGAGAGCGGCCTTCTAAGCACTGGGGTAAGAGTATATGAAGGGGGCTTCGCCCCAACTCCTGCCCTTCAATACGCTGTAAAGACTCTAGGATATGATGGAGGCGTAATAATAACAGCGAGTCACAATCCAAGGGGGCATAACGGAATAAAGGTTCTTGACAAAGACGGGGTGGAAGTAGATAGAGAGAAAGAGGATTCTATTGAAGAAATTTTCTTCTCTAGTAGATTTAATTTGGTATCTTGGAATAAACTGACATACGATGTTATGCGAGAAGATAAAGTTATTGATACCTACGTCAAGGGTATTCTATCTCATGTTAACGTAGAGAAGATAAGATCAAAGAATTTCAAAGTTTTAATAGATGGAGCTAACAGCGTTGGATCCATTTCTACCCCTCTTATAGCTAGACTTTTAGGGTGTAGAGTTTACACACTGAACGCCAACTTAGAGCCTACATTTCCAGCAAGGAATCCGGAACCCACTATGGACACCTTAAAGGAGTCAGCCCAAGTTTCAGCTAATCTCGGTGTAGACATTACAGTAGCACATGATGGAGACGCCGACAGAGCAATATTTGTAGACTCAAGAGGGAGGATCCAATGGGGAGATAGGAGCGGGGCTCTACTTAGTTGGTGGGCTTCTAAAAAGGAAGATTTTCCTAAAAGGATATTCACAGCTGTATCTAGTTCGTCTCTGGTTCAGGAGTTCTTAAGTAAGTTTGGAATAGAAGTTATATGGACCAAAGTGGGAAGTGTAGACATAGCAAGGAAATTAATACAAGAGAAGGGCATAGCTGGTTTTGAAGAGAACGGCGGTTTCATTTTTCCGTTACATCAATACGTTAGAGATGGGGCTATGAGCTTTGCACTCATGTTGGAGATGATGGCAGAGGAAGGGGTGAGCTCAGCAGAACTTTTCGATCGCCTTCCTCAATATCACTTAGTTAAATCTAAGGTGGATCTTAAACCTGGAATGGACGTAGGTAAGATTTACGCAACAGTTGAGAGGGAGTTTGGATCAGGCAATCATATTGTAAAGATAGATGGAATAAAAATCATATCAAAAGATTTCTGGATTTTAGTGAGGAAAAGTGGAACGGAGCCCATCATAAGGGTAATGGTTGAGGCTAAAGACCAAGACGTAGCGGAAGGTCTAAGTAAAAAAGTGATCAGTTTGATAGGTGGGTCTTCATGA